A region from the Chanodichthys erythropterus isolate Z2021 chromosome 5, ASM2448905v1, whole genome shotgun sequence genome encodes:
- the LOC137019870 gene encoding paraneoplastic antigen Ma1 homolog: protein MDLSKVAEWSRQAQVSPANCVILTGVPLDVQDETILEVLNTVKAFGRTKIRGRRGDKEGMSLFVLIETSEQPPNIDVNLNLVNAIDRLVDKCTQGASDPLTYRKLRVFSGVQPVPPGEEDYDSWMEQAAQMIGEWQCAEPVKRQRIVESLKGPAADIVRFLKVSSPVSTAADYLRALDTAYGSTESESDLMVKFGSTYQEPGEKLSTFLYRLDKILHRIFLKGGVRSEDLNRRRMEQVIKGALTTDMVAMRLRVTYSLRDPPNFSELLREVREEENWISARDRPKVGVAAAMAVPQVTSSEKEIDSLKRDMKELSTQVSKLLKIVTAASVPESPSKKTGLVVESDAKVRDAVVKKDHVMPVKPDIFCYKCGEDGHTRRECTGEENLRKVNQKLIKQSRMAGNSRGVL from the exons ATGGATCTCTCTAAAGTCGCTGAGTGGAGTCGTCAGGCCCAGGTTAGTCCTGCTAACTGTGTCATACTTACTGGTGTTCCTTTAGATGTGCAGGATGAGACCATCTTGGAAGTGTTAAACACAGTGAAAGCTTTCGGACGTACCAAAATACGCGGACGGCGGGGTGATAAAGAGGGAATGAGCTTGTTTGTGTTGATTGAAACTAGTG AACAGCCACCTAATATTGATGTGAATTTAAACTTGGTGAATGCCATTGACCGTCTAGTTGATAAGTGTACACAGGGCGCTAGTGATCCTCTTACTTACAGGAAACTGAGAGTGTTCTCAGGGGTGCAACCTGTTCCGCCTGGGGAAGAGGATTATGATTCCTGGATGGAACAGGCAGCTCAGATGATTGGTGAGTGGCAATGTGCTGAGCCTGTCAAGAGACAGCGCATTGTGGAAAGTTTGAAAGGGCCTGCTGCTGACATAGTCAGATTTTTGAAGGTGAGCAGTCCGGTTTCAACTGCTGCTGACTATCTCAGGGCTCTTGATACTGCATATGGTAGTACAGAGAGTGAGTCAGATCTTATGGTGAAGTTTGGCAGTACTTACCAAGAGCCAGGTGAGAAACTCTCTACTTTTCTGTACAGACTTGATAAGATCCTTCATCGTATCTTTCTGAAAGGAGGAGTTAGATCAGAAGACTTGAATAGAAGACGGATGGAGCAGGTCATAAAAGGTGCTCTTACTACTGATATGGTAGCCATGAGGCTGAGAGTGACTTACAGTTTGCGTGATCCTCCTAATTTTTCTGAACTGCTTCGAGAAGTCAGGGAGGAAGAGAACTGGATTAGTGCTAGAGATAGGCCCAAAGTTGGGGTGGCTGCTGCTATGGCAGTACCTCAAGTAACCTCCTCAGAGAAGGAGATAGATAGCCTGAAACGTGATATGAAAGAATTGTCAACTCAAGTGAGTAAACTGCTGAAAATTGTCACTGCCGCTTCCGTTCCAGAATCCCCTTCAAAGAAAACTGGTCTTGTGGTGGAATCTGATGCCAAAGTTAGGGATGCTGTGGTTAAGAAAGACCATGTTATGCCAGTTAAGCCAGACATTTTCTGCTACAAATGTGGTGAAGATGGACATACTAGAAGAGAATGCACAGGTGAAGAAAACCTGAGGAAGGTTAATCAGAAGCTCATTAAGCAGAGTCGCATGGCGGGAAACTCCAGAGGGGTTCTGTGA